Proteins from a single region of Bogoriella caseilytica:
- a CDS encoding ArsR/SmtB family transcription factor has translation MSIEDRLLALEQRLADLEGGTAGTTAQPRDTSAPHHSAAVTSEDPYWALNGLRDRLESEAGAVVWTGTVHTGAGPVAWQMSREAEELLEPEDTESLAASLAALGHPVRIDLALAVVRGTGKLSDLAAELGLASTGQLYHHVKALTAAGWLRPGSRGFVTVPPERVIPLLVILGASR, from the coding sequence ATGTCGATTGAGGACCGGTTGCTGGCACTCGAGCAACGCCTGGCCGACCTGGAGGGCGGCACTGCGGGGACGACGGCGCAGCCTCGCGATACCTCCGCGCCGCACCACAGCGCTGCAGTGACCTCTGAGGATCCTTATTGGGCCCTCAACGGGCTCCGCGATCGACTTGAGTCTGAGGCCGGGGCTGTGGTGTGGACCGGGACGGTCCACACCGGCGCGGGACCCGTGGCGTGGCAGATGAGCCGCGAGGCGGAGGAACTCCTCGAGCCGGAGGACACCGAGTCGCTGGCGGCGAGCTTGGCGGCGCTCGGCCACCCGGTGCGCATCGACCTGGCCCTGGCTGTGGTCCGCGGCACCGGCAAGCTCTCCGATCTGGCCGCGGAACTCGGGCTCGCCTCCACGGGCCAGCTCTACCACCACGTCAAGGCTCTGACGGCGGCCGGATGGCTCCGTCCGGGGTCTCGCGGCTTCGTGACAGTCCCGCCCGAGCGGGTCATCCCCCTTCTCGTGATCTTGGGAGCCAGCCGATGA
- a CDS encoding zinc-binding alcohol dehydrogenase → MRTLVSGVSRGTETLVHTGAVPAEVAELMRAPFQEGDLPGPVKYGYLSVGVVEDGPAHLIHQRVFVLHPHQDRYIVPVEAVTPVPAGVPTSRAVLAGAVETAINILWEAAPRLGDRIAIIGAGMIGAAVAALARDFPLARLQLIDVNPDRARLAQHWGIEWRDPATAEGDCDLVIHASGSEAGLARALELLGEQGEVVEASWYGSTAPRVPLGGAFHAKRLSIRASQVGVVAAARRARRTHADRLALALDRLTDPAFDALITGTAPFDELPEVMPRLAAGEGAPLCQVITYPQSDQHRTA, encoded by the coding sequence GTGCGCACCCTGGTCTCCGGGGTCTCCCGGGGGACCGAGACGCTGGTGCACACCGGCGCCGTGCCCGCGGAGGTCGCCGAGCTCATGCGCGCCCCCTTCCAGGAGGGCGACCTTCCCGGGCCGGTGAAGTACGGCTACCTCAGCGTCGGCGTCGTCGAGGACGGTCCGGCCCACTTGATCCATCAACGGGTCTTCGTCCTGCATCCGCACCAGGACCGCTACATCGTGCCGGTTGAGGCCGTCACCCCCGTACCGGCGGGCGTGCCCACCTCTCGTGCCGTGCTCGCCGGAGCAGTCGAGACCGCGATCAACATCCTCTGGGAAGCGGCGCCGCGGCTGGGTGACCGCATCGCGATCATCGGCGCCGGGATGATCGGCGCGGCGGTGGCCGCCCTCGCCCGCGACTTCCCGCTCGCGCGCCTCCAGCTCATCGACGTCAACCCCGACCGTGCGAGGCTGGCCCAGCACTGGGGCATCGAGTGGCGGGATCCCGCTACCGCCGAGGGCGACTGTGACCTGGTAATCCACGCCTCCGGATCCGAGGCCGGCCTCGCGCGCGCACTGGAGCTGCTGGGCGAACAGGGAGAGGTCGTCGAAGCCTCCTGGTACGGCTCGACGGCTCCCCGGGTGCCGCTCGGCGGAGCCTTCCACGCCAAACGGCTGAGCATCCGTGCCTCGCAGGTGGGCGTGGTCGCCGCGGCGCGGCGGGCTCGCCGCACGCACGCCGACCGCTTGGCCCTGGCCCTGGACCGGCTCACCGACCCCGCCTTCGATGCCCTCATCACCGGCACGGCCCCCTTCGACGAGCTGCCCGAGGTCATGCCCCGCCTGGCCGCCGGTGAGGGGGCGCCGTTGTGCCAGGTCATCACCTATCCGCAGTCCGACCAGCATCGAACGGCATAA
- a CDS encoding 6-pyruvoyl trahydropterin synthase family protein — translation MFSLTVRDHMMIAHSLPHPAFGPAQGLHGATFVVELSIRRAELDEAGIVIDIGEATGMLKDALADLDYSNLDDHPELTGTLTTTEHLARFIAERIATRLQGGPYAGLDVTLREHPDAWASYSREL, via the coding sequence GTGTTCTCCCTGACCGTCCGCGACCACATGATGATCGCCCATTCACTGCCGCACCCCGCCTTCGGGCCCGCCCAAGGCCTCCACGGCGCCACCTTCGTGGTCGAGTTGAGCATCCGGCGAGCGGAGCTGGACGAGGCCGGCATCGTGATCGATATCGGTGAGGCCACCGGCATGCTCAAGGACGCGCTGGCCGACCTCGACTACTCCAATCTCGATGACCACCCTGAGCTGACGGGCACCTTGACCACCACCGAGCACCTCGCGCGCTTCATCGCCGAGCGCATCGCCACCCGCCTTCAAGGCGGCCCCTATGCCGGGCTGGACGTCACGCTGCGAGAACACCCGGACGCCTGGGCGAGCTACTCGCGCGAGCTGTGA
- a CDS encoding glycosyltransferase family 4 protein — protein MSATAFLTWDSQRPSGGNTYNAELIGALRAAGEEVEVYRVPGSWPAPQAAARERAAQILNRGAVAIVDGIVASGVPEAIDQAVDAGRRVVVLAHMAAADEHGLSEAERARREDREGRAFRAASAVVATSKTAARDLERRHRLTQVHVALPGMRAQPPAAGSDPPRILAVGAVTPTKDHRTLLRALSHLSELHWSARIVGSDDLDPALTGELAAMIRHEGWSDRVRLTGALTGEPLEVQWCAADLLVLPSRHETYGLVVLEALAHGIPAVVTDTGAAEALAVGGPGRPLPGVVVPVGDASALADRLRAWASADGLRTAWRRRAGAVREMLPSWEQTARSVRRII, from the coding sequence GTGAGTGCTACCGCCTTCCTCACCTGGGACAGTCAGCGCCCCTCCGGTGGGAACACCTACAACGCGGAGCTGATCGGCGCTCTGCGTGCTGCGGGTGAGGAGGTGGAGGTCTACCGGGTGCCCGGCAGCTGGCCGGCCCCTCAGGCTGCTGCGCGCGAGCGCGCCGCCCAGATCCTGAACAGGGGCGCCGTCGCCATCGTTGATGGCATCGTCGCCTCGGGCGTTCCGGAAGCCATTGACCAGGCGGTCGACGCCGGCCGGCGCGTGGTGGTCCTGGCTCACATGGCGGCGGCGGATGAGCACGGCCTTTCCGAGGCCGAGCGCGCCCGCCGTGAGGACCGGGAAGGGCGCGCCTTCCGTGCGGCCAGCGCGGTGGTGGCCACCAGCAAGACCGCCGCCCGAGACCTCGAGCGGCGCCACCGGCTCACTCAGGTGCACGTCGCGCTGCCCGGGATGCGGGCGCAACCACCGGCGGCCGGCTCCGATCCACCGCGCATCCTCGCCGTCGGGGCGGTGACGCCCACCAAGGATCACCGCACTCTCCTGCGCGCCCTCTCCCACCTGTCCGAACTGCATTGGAGTGCCCGCATCGTGGGCTCGGACGACCTCGATCCGGCCCTAACGGGCGAGCTCGCCGCCATGATCCGTCACGAGGGCTGGTCGGACCGGGTCCGGCTCACCGGGGCGTTGACCGGCGAGCCGCTGGAAGTGCAGTGGTGCGCCGCCGACCTGCTGGTGCTGCCCTCGCGCCACGAGACCTACGGACTGGTGGTCCTCGAGGCGCTGGCCCACGGGATCCCGGCCGTGGTCACCGACACCGGTGCCGCAGAAGCCTTGGCCGTGGGGGGGCCGGGGCGCCCACTTCCCGGCGTTGTGGTCCCCGTGGGGGACGCCTCGGCTCTTGCTGATCGACTCCGCGCGTGGGCGAGCGCCGACGGGCTTCGCACTGCCTGGCGCAGGCGTGCCGGTGCAGTGCGGGAAATGCTGCCTTCCTGGGAGCAGACAGCGCGGAGCGTCCGCCGCATCATCTGA